The genomic window gtgtctggtgcCCAGCCTACAGAAGGACCAATGAATGACAGAATGTAGTAAGGGAGTGTCATTAGCCCAATTTTTCAAGCAGAgtaactggggctcagagaggatCAGTAGTTTCCCAAGCTGACACGGAATTGTGGCAGAATTTGTCACCCAAACCCATCCTGAGTATAAACCTCAGCCCCATTCCATGCTTTAGACCATCCTAGCCCCCACCTTTCTCAGCCAGGGCCTAGGTACCCTCTGAGGATGGGCCTGGGGTCCCTCCCCTACAGGATGAAAGCTGGAGCCAGGAGTCATGCCTGCAGGTGGGCAGTGCCTATGTCATTGTGTACTCCATCGCGGACAGAGGCAGCTTCGAGAGTGCCTCTGAGCTCCGCATTCAGCTGCGGCGCACACATCAGGCGGACCACGTGCCCATCATCCTGGTGGGCAACAAGGCGGACCTGGCACGCTGCCGGGAAGTCTCCGTGGAAGGTGAGCCCTCcactcccccttcctcctcccctttgtcTCCGTCCCACTGTTACTGCAACTCCTCCAGTGTTCTTCATCTCAGTGACCATCCCCACCTCACTCTCATCCTGCATCTATTTGCCTATGCCTGAAAACTAGGAACCATTCCAAACCAGTCCCCAAATCCTGTCAGGTCCACCTCCCTTAACCCCGCATTCCCTTCCCTACGTGCCCACAGCCTCTGCCCCTTCCTGGCATCTCCACTCTAGCCTGGGCCAACCCCTGCACTTCTCTATCCCCACTCAATTGGTTCTCCTTGCTGGCTGCCAGAGTTTTCCAGAACCAGATCTGACCTTGccatttctttgctgaaaaaTTCCCCTATGGCTCTCCTATGCCCTTAGTCAGAGACACTTTATCCACTAGGCATGATAGGCCCAGGGCCTACAAGCTGTTCAAGGGCTTACATCTGAGACCTGGAAAAGACAATTATTAGGCAACAAAATACAGTGGGAAAGTTATCAATTCAAATTTCACAAAGCTTTAATTGTCTACAGACAAAATTGTGTCAGCCAGCAACTGCAAACCAAAACGGCTAAAGTTatatataaattgtttttaatgtgAGATGgggaatattttaatatgtttgatAAATCAGGTGGGACGCATAAAGATGGTCCTACTCACAGggcaaaatctaaaatatatggaaactgagacccagagtggGGTTGCCAGTTCCACAGGATCACCAGCCACCGAGAAATAGAATCCAGGCCCCTGCCTCGCAGCCCAGGGGCATCCTGGAGGTGGAAGACCATATGCTATGCAAAATTCTGCAACATTATCCCCAGGAGATTTTGTTAAAACGTAGGGTCCCAGACCTCATCCCAACCTACCGAATCACAATCTCTGTGGGTgggctcaggaatctgcattttaacaagctcccccaGATAATTCCGATGAACAGATGAGACCCCTTACCCGGCATTCAAGGCCCTTCTCTACCCGCTCCCAGCCTCCCTGTCTTTCTAGCCTCCTTCTGCTACCAGAATCAGTCACAAGCCTACGAACTAACTCCTCCAAGCCAGGTCTGATGTATGTCTGAGTTCCCTGGCACCCGACAAAAGGCACGGGGAAAGGAAAAATTGCTTTGATCGAGGCTGAGCACAGTTCTTCCTACCTTTATCTCCTCCTCCACCCTATCTCGCCTGACCCCGCCCCCTCAGAGGGCCGCGCCTGCGCTGTGGTGTTCGACTGCAAGTTCATCGAGACGTCGGCCACGCTGCAGCACAACGTGGCCGAGCTCTTCGAGGGCGTGGTGCGCCAACTGCGCCTGCGCCGCCGGGACAGCTCGGCCCGGGAGCCCGCGGCGCCCAGACGACGGGCGAGCCTCGGCCAGCGCGCTCGCCGCTTCCTGGCCCGCCTGACGGCCCGCAGCGCCCGGCGCCGGGCACTCAAGGCCCGCTCCAAGTCCTGCCACAACCTGGCCGTGCTCTGAGGCCGCCCGCCCTCCCAGGTATGGCGGGACACTGGGGTGCACTCTGGGCTCCACTGACGCCACCAACGCCACCGAGGAGCAGAGGCGCGGTGGCCTGGAGGCTGCATCGTGGTACTTGCTTGCCCGCTGCCCCGACGGTCGGAGCATCTCCCAGACCCGCAACTTGGGGGACCCCTCCGCCCTCGGGGAAGCCGTGGACTGTGGGGCCGAAGCCCAAGCTGGGCACAGAGTAGGGTTTTTTACGTAGTGCGCGTCTTTTTGTAAAAATCTTCCCTGTCCCTGGGCTCCGGCCACCTCTTAGAAACCCTCCACAATAAACCAGACCAGAAGGATGTCCTGTCTGATGCCCAGACCTCTTCTTTTGGGCTCTTCCAGGCTTCTCCGCCTCCCGCTCTCCCATCTACACTGGCTGCAGACTGGGTTAGCCAGGTGACCTGTGTGTCAGGGTCAGTCAATAAAAGCATTGGACCAATTGTGTGTGCGGGCTCTTCTCCCAACCACTGGGCAGGGCCCCTGCCCCCCCCATCTTTGAGGGAGACCCAGTGGAGCGCAAACAACCACAGTTCAGTGTGATGACCTCTTATTAACCCATTTTTTAGATTATAGATTCACAAAGTATTATCTGGGAGGACTCTCAGCACTCATCCTGGCAATATAATAGCAGGTGTGTGTTGGGAGCTGACTGTCCTAACCAGTCGCAACTATTAATTAATCTTCACGACCCCTGTTTACTAAttgaaaaactgaggcacaggagggGAAGGTTCACGCTGAAGATCATACAGCTGCTAGAAGTGAAGTtgccaggattccaacccaggctCCCGAGACTAGTCTGTGCCCAGCTTATCCACAGTCCTTTTGGAGAATGTGACGAAAAGCTATAGAGTCCTGGGGAAATGGACTTTCAAACacaattttgcatacaatttAAAGGGGGGGATGGGGGCGAGTGTGGACTCCATGAAACTCAATCCATTAATCCCCAGGATGGACTCCAATTTAGTCcaactcattcatttttttgaatgtggaacctgaagcccagagaggggaagtgagcACCCCACGGTTGCCCAGCTGGTGAGGATGAGGACTAGACCCCAggtcccagcctcctcctgcgTCGGTGCAGGAAGTATGAGGTAGTGAGGCATCCAGCCTGGCTGGGGTTGGGTCCGGGCCTTGGGGGTCAGGTCAGGAGTTTCCAGCTTAAGGGGAAGGGGTGTCACTACCCCGAGAGAAGAACAAGATGCAAACGGTTTGGACCATTGTGTCCCTGATGCCTGACACCCCTGCCCCCAACCAGCTGCCTGCCCCAATTTCTCAGCCCCCAACGTGAGCCATGTCCCGGCCACTAGGAATGCCCGTGCCAAGGAAGACCAAAGCACGGGCAGGCAAACCATATCCTCCAGCTGCGACCCCCCCCCACTCTTGCCAGCAGGGGACTGGTGGCACTTGTTTccccctcccagctccagcctggggaagggaagaggagggggtcttcccccaccccaagctgTCTCCAGCCTGCGGTTGTGGGGGAGGGGCTATGGTTGTGGAAAGTTGGCAGAGGCAGCCGGCAGCAGCCGGGAGAGTGGAAAAAATGATATCAAACCCGGAAAAATGCAGGCCGGATGGAGGGCCTGAGTCGGCCCTgggaggtgagagggagggagagaagggggccCCACAGgctgagaaaggaagaggggcCAGGGAGAGAGTGCAGGAGCCGGTtttgagaaaactgaagacaGTTGCCAccattcccttctttcttcctccacaagtatttattgagggcctactaagTGCAGGGCACAGTACCAGGCTCTGGGGAGATGGTGGGGAACAGAAGGAGAAGGGCGCTGCTCcctggagctcacagtctggtgggGAGAGCAGACTCGAAAACAagtaagtgaataaaataattacaaactgACAATGAGCTAAAAATCAGAGTGGTCAtggttcacagatgaggaagttgagggacagagagaaagagggcttACCACGCCTTCTCAGAGTATGGAAGAAATTGTTGACACCAGGATAGGGGtcggagggagaaagaaagaaatagtacaGACCAAGCTGGCAGGAAGAGTATGCAACCAGCATGGCAAGACAGGACTGTGGTGGAGGGCATAGGCCCTAAACCAGGGGGTCTGTGTTCAAACCCTGCTCCCCTCCATCtccctgtgccttagtttctccatctataaaataggattcACGATGGTCCCCTCCCTCAGCGttgatgtgaagattaaatgactgAAATGTGCAAAGTACTTAAAACAAGTCCTATGTCTAGGAAGATTCAGTAAAGTTAGTTCCCACTAGCATATCTTAAGACTTTGGGGAAACGGGGGTTTGTTAAGGGTAAGGTACTCCGAGACTGTGAACACTTGCTTGGGAGTCTTTGCCCTGCCATGATACTGGAGGACTTTAGACAATCTCGTCccttctgggcctcaatttccccatctgtaacatgAGGGAATTGAACGTGAACTTGTATCATATATTCGTGTCTTCACATGTTTACTGTCTGCCTCCCCCACAGGAATGAAAGCTCACGAGGGCAGTGCCCTCGCTGCTGCTCTCCCCCCAGCACCTACaccagtgcctggctcataagAGGTGATCAGGAGATATTTGTTGAAGGGTTTAATTCAAGGATCTGTAAAATGGCCCTACCAATCCTGACCTGTCTAATTCTAGGAGTTTGTGAATAAGACATGGCTGGGAAAGCATGTGAGAAAACCACAATTCTCCTCCCAGGGACATAGCTTATTATAGTTTAGAAAGTTGTTTCTTGTccataaaaacaaaccaaaaaaaaaaaagctaacttCGTTTTAGCTCTTCCTGTGTGCTAGGCCCTGTGCTGCGTACTGGATACACGTTTTCTCATTTCCTCATCAGCACAACCATCTGCTTAATAGGTACCACTTGACAGATGAGCACGTTGAGGCTAAGAGAACCCAAGAAATttttctgaggtcacacagcaagaaagGGTACTCAGGATTCACACCAAAATCAGCTGTCGAGAGGCAGCTGAGAACTGCTGTCTTCATAGTACAATTGGggtaactgaggcccagaggcaggaaaTGAATTGCCCGAGGTCatgtaataataacagcaaacagTTACATCActcttactatgtgtcaggtgctatgctaagcacttttcCAATATTAAATCCTCAAAAGTGGTCATATTATCACCATGCCCCttttcagatggagaaaccatagcacagagaggttcagtactCTGCCAAGCTTGCACAGTTAGCAAATAGCAGAGCAAAGATTCGAACCAGGGAAATCTAGTCCCATGGTGTTAAGGGCTCGTCTCTATTGCACCATCTGTCAATACAGCAAGTCTCGAGCAGGCTGGTATAAAAAGGGAGGCGTCTTTGCCCGGCACCCTGCGGCCtaggctgggggcagggcagagaaCAAAAGCACATTGAGAGTCTCCTTAGCCGCCAGCTGGGACTTTCCACCTTGAAGGGAGGGTACTGTTATGGAAAAAATGATAAAGCTCTGGAAAGATGAATGTCTCCCCAGGGGCCCCAAGTCTCCTCAGAGCCCCCGCCACCTCCCGCTGTTGGGGAGGGCCACAAACTGTGACGGTCTGATTCAGATGAGATGAAGGCCACCTGGATCCCAACACACCCCAACCAGGCTGCTGGAATGATGAGGATCACTTGATGGAAAGTTCCAATTTCTGAGCCAGGGTCACAGAGCTTCCACCCAGCGACCCCCCAAGGAATCAGGTTCAGGCTGGAACTCCCTGTCCTTGGACGGTAGGACACACACGTCTCGCAGGGACAGCTCAGTCCTTCATTCGGCAAACTTTGACAAGGGTCTGTGCTCTGAAGAAAGGTGAGGAGGGTAAAGAGGGTCACAGCCGGCTGCTCTATAAAGATTCAGGATCTCTCAGCTCTGCCGTGaccatgtgaccttaggcaaatcaaAATATACAGA from Equus asinus isolate D_3611 breed Donkey chromosome 15, EquAss-T2T_v2, whole genome shotgun sequence includes these protein-coding regions:
- the REM1 gene encoding GTP-binding protein REM 1 isoform X2 is translated as MTLNTQQEAKTPLHRRASTPLPLSPRGHQPGLLCAAPSTQSQHPRLGQSASLNPPTRKPSPAPNGWSSESSDSEGSWEALYRVVLLGDPGVGKTSLASLFAGKQERDLHEQLGDVYERTLTVDGEDTTLVVMDTWEAEKLDESWSQESCLQVGSAYVIVYSIADRGSFESASELRIQLRRTHQADHVPIILVGNKADLARCREVSVEEGRACAVVFDCKFIETSATLQHNVAELFEGVVRQLRLRRRDSSAREPAAPRRRASLGQRARRFLARLTARSARRRALKARSKSCHNLAVL
- the REM1 gene encoding GTP-binding protein REM 1 isoform X1, which encodes MTLNTQQEAKTPLHRRASTPLPLSPRGHQPGLLCAAPSTQSQHPRLGQSASLNPPTRKPSPAPNGWSSESSDSEGSWEALYRVVLLGDPGVGKTSLASLFAGKQERDLHEQLGEDVYERTLTVDGEDTTLVVMDTWEAEKLDESWSQESCLQVGSAYVIVYSIADRGSFESASELRIQLRRTHQADHVPIILVGNKADLARCREVSVEEGRACAVVFDCKFIETSATLQHNVAELFEGVVRQLRLRRRDSSAREPAAPRRRASLGQRARRFLARLTARSARRRALKARSKSCHNLAVL